The genomic stretch TCCGGAACTCAAAGAAACTATCCGCACCTTCCTCTTCGTCATTGAGCCATCGGAATTTGGTGAAATGATCTCTTTTTTTGTTCAGCAGCTTCGCTGATTCTTCACTGCCATCCCAAAAGAATGTGTAGGTGTTGTCTTTTACGTTTACGTCATCGGCAAACCACTCCGAAAGCCCACTGGGAGTGCTAATCAGGTTGTACAAAATACCCGGTGAGGTTTTGATGATAAACTCCAGTTGATACTTTTCTTTTTCCATTCCATCAATTAAGGAAGCCTCCTTTTGTCGGCTGCCGTGGTTGTGCAATATAGGAAAAATCCGCAGGATACAAACTTCTGGATCATTGAGCTATGACGGGCGTGAACGCTTGAATCCAAATAGTGTATGCTTTTTTCGGGTAAGCGTAGGGAGTTTTTGAAAAACGTATTACTTTTGCGGCCTCTTTGGCGAGATAGCTCAGCTGGTTAGAGCGCAGCATTCATAATGCTGAGGTCCAGGGTTCAAGCCCCTGTCTCGCTACTTGTTGAAAAACAGAGTTTTAATTGCGAAAAGGGCACCCGTTAAGGTGCTCTTTTTTCGTTTTCCGGCAGGATAAGTGCTACCGGCACCGCGGGGTTCAATGCCTTTCTTAAATTTGCCTCCATGCCGCGAGGACTTCATATTTCTATTCAAGCTGGTGCACAGTGCGACCCTTCTGCTGAATGCCTCTTTAAATCGTGGGCTTTATGAGTTTTTCGGTTACTTTCATCTTGATTGCAGTGACCATTGCTTTTTCACTGCCCGGTGTCAACGATCCTTCAAGGCTCTCCAGATGGGTTTTTAATCCGTATGTGGTGCGTGTGCGAAAAGAGTGGTACAGGGTGGTTTCGCACGCTTTTGTGCATGCAGGATGGGCACACTTGCTAGTGAATATGTTTGTGCTTTTCTTTTTTGGAAACAGTGTTGAAGGTTATCTGCGAGGGCAATACGGAACCGCGGGTGTGGTCTATTTTGTGTTGTTGTACCTTGGTGGTATTCTCTTTGCAACCTTGCCGGCTTTCAAGAAACACAGCGATAATCCCCGATACAACTCGGTGGGGGCCTCAGGAGCCGTAGCAGCTGTATTGTTTGCGCAC from Cryomorphaceae bacterium encodes the following:
- a CDS encoding SRPBCC domain-containing protein, with product MEKEKYQLEFIIKTSPGILYNLISTPSGLSEWFADDVNVKDNTYTFFWDGSEESAKLLNKKRDHFTKFRWLNDEEEGADSFFEFRIKIDEITNDVALLVTDFAEPDEKEEAQALWSSQVEELKHVLGS
- a CDS encoding rhomboid family intramembrane serine protease, which gives rise to MSFSVTFILIAVTIAFSLPGVNDPSRLSRWVFNPYVVRVRKEWYRVVSHAFVHAGWAHLLVNMFVLFFFGNSVEGYLRGQYGTAGVVYFVLLYLGGILFATLPAFKKHSDNPRYNSVGASGAVAAVLFAHILLKPTELLYLYFAIPLPSFVFGIGYLWYEAYMDKRGGDRIAHDAHFWGALFGVAFMIALDFNNLFMFFNQVLYWAQNLFS